Genomic window (Syngnathus typhle isolate RoL2023-S1 ecotype Sweden linkage group LG4, RoL_Styp_1.0, whole genome shotgun sequence):
AGACGCTGGAATGCAGCTCAAAGCTTACCGCTACTACGACCCCTCCACATGTGGCTTTGATTTCAACGGTGCTCTGGAGGACATTTCTGTAAGACCATAACAGTCAGTTCTTAAGGAAATGGAATTATATTTTGCAAACAGGCGGGCGTGTATTCTTGTTCAACTCACTTTATTTTGGAGTTAACATGCCTGCTTGACCTATTTAAAGTGTGACTAATCCAAAATGGTTCATTGTTTTCTACAGAAAATCCCAGAGCAGAGTGTGATTTTGTTGCACGCCTGTGCCCATAACCCCACCGGTGTGGACCCCAAGCCCGAACAGTGGAAGGAGATGTCTGACATTGTGAAGGTGCGTTTTCCTTCTCTTATTAAATGTCATTTCATACATACACACGTGCATACTCATCTTGCAATCAGCATTCGTGATGGTTCCAAAGGCAGCAGAGATAACCACACACTGTTCAACTTTTATTGACTCTTCTTCTATCTGTCTCCCGCCCTTTTCTTTCTCACCTTATAGAAGCGCAACTTGCTGGTGTTTTTCGACATGGCCTATCAGGGCTTCGCGAGTGGTGACATTGATCGCGACGCCTGGGCTGTGCGCTACTTTATTGAGCAGGGCCACAACATTCTGCTGTCCCAGTCCTTTGCTAAGAACATGGGTCTCTATGGTCAGTGTCAGTCCACTACAGCAGGGTTCCACAAGTACTTTTCATATGAGTTTAAAAGCTGACTTCAGCATCGTATTAGTTCTGATTTTATATCCAGTGCTCGCTTACTGTATTGCCATTCATCGATTGGCTTATCACTATTTTGTAAGAATGCCAGCAAGTACCAGCAAGTGTGGTTTAGAACAAAGCCGACATGCTGAAACCAGTTGATCTGCTTAGGTTGTTGTATTTGCGTTGCCAGGTGAACGTGTGGGAGGCTTTAGTGTGGTGTGTAAGGATAATGAGGAGGCAAAGAGGGTGGAGTCCCAGCTCAAGATCCTCATCAGGCCCATTTACTCCAACCCGCCAATGAACGGTGCAAGAATTGCCACCACTATTCTTAACACGCCAGATCTGCGCGCACTTTGGTAAAAAGTTGTTTGGTTGTCATACAGAAATCATGTGATACAAGTCTTTGTGTTTCTTCATGCTGAGCCGCTTGCTAACTACTGTCATCAATGTGTGCATGGCAGGCTGGAGGAGGTCCACGGGATGGCCAATCGCATCATCAAGATGAGAGAACAGCTAGCGGCCGGCCTGAAAAAGAACGGCTCCACCCACAACTGGCAGCATGTCATTGACCAGATCGGCATGTTCTGCTTCACCGGCCTCAAACCGGAACAGGTACACATGCGCAGGGGTGGATTTAATTGTAAaagatgtatatatatttatcgtCAATATAGTCTTAATCGTAGTCATCTTACTAATGCatagactaaaaaaaaacaggtgttCTTTATGACCTCGAATCATCTCTTCCAGGTTGAACGCATAACAAAAGAGTTTTCCGTGTACATGACCAAGGATGGCAGAATCTCCATGGCAGGCGTGTCCTCCGGCAATGTGGAATACCTAGCCGAGGCCATTCACGCCGTTTCAAAGTAGAGCACATCCCGCTGGGAGAGTAGTAACAGCCTAGCGGCGGGCGAGGTTGAAGAGATTTGATACATCACTTGCCACCTTTATTCATTTCTAGGTATACAGATGGACATTCATCACCCCGCTGTTAAAGTggtttacttttttcttttttcctttcaaaacgatgtcattaaaacaacagaaTCCCCCTGCTAAACTGTTCAAATGATCCAATGTATTGACGTTGGGCTGAGCGAGATATCTATTGTAATCTTATTTATTGTATGGAACAAAACCGACTGCTGTTTTGGCTCACTCATTTCCAAACCCTCAAGGTACTATTTAGATTTTAGACAATAATTTCAAGTCCAAGTGAAGGTCTGTATTGGTTTGCAAAAGCATGTGTAAATgtgtccccttttttttttttgtagcactTTATTCAAACTAAAGCACTAGGACTTTCACGATTATGCCGGCATTCTTTTTGTCATTGGTAACAAAATTATCTCTTGTCTGATTAGTTCATCACTTGACCTGATCAGTCATTCAGTTGTTTTCTGTATTGTCACTCTTCTGCATTGAAATCATCTGTCTCTTATCTAGTTCTTTTAcatcttttgaacaaatatcaACTCTTGTCGTCTGTTGGCGAGCAGTAGTTTGAGTCAGTCTTGTCATGCATATATCCTCAAAACAGTCATGCGAGTCAAGATACGAGTTCTGTAGGGAAGTCGGTGatgtattattacttttttcttAAACCACAGAGAtacttcatttattttctttttttctttcacaggTTTTCAGAATAGGGTTTTACATTCGATAATGGTATAGTTGTCTTAATTTGGGTGATAAAAGAGGAAGTGTCAGTCATATACATCATGAAGATGTGAGCATTGAGGGCATTCGAATGTCAGATGTTACCATTTGCCTCTGTATTCTGGACTTTAAAACATTGATCATGTGCGTTACAGAAATACAATAAATCATGATAAAGTTATTCAGTtcctgtgattgtttttttggtgTACTTCAATGAAATGTGACCAAGTAAGTAATATTACAGCCCAGTTGCTTTATACAGCTGACAAATGTGATCAGCATTCTTGTGCAATTGAACTGTCTGGATAAAGAGTCAGATAAACAAATTTGGTTCCTCTGTAGAGCCAATTTCTAAAAAAGTGTTCTATCAATTTACTTTAGTAATAAATGTGCTAGATTCCAATGAGATGTTATGGGCATCTTTAAATAACTGATCAACATTCCTTTAGAATGATTACTctgttctttaaaaataaatgttgaaaaaataattaCTAGTATAAGAAAGTCATCTTCCTAGTTTGCTTTATTGTATTACGATACCTAGACCTTCATAACATCTTAAACGCCTTTCCATTCTATTTTAAAGACAAATTGCAGGCCAAATGTGAAATAAGTGGGATAAAACAGAGCTAAAGGATATCGAGTAAATaactacatttcccacaatCCTCAGTCACGTGATTAGGCATCACGTGCTCCTCGGTCTTGTATGAGGGTGCCGCACAGTCTATTTGACTGCCATGGTGCAGTTGCAGTCGAGGCACCTGGACAACAAAAGGTATCGTTTCCTAGTTCTTCTCCGAATCTATCCTCGTCGGATATGGTCTGAATCAGTGCAGACtactattgtatttttttttcctgtgaatGAACGCAAGGTAGCTAGGTGTGCTAACACGAGTGGTGATTGAAAAACAAACGCACTGACAGTCATGCATTATTTGTTACCCCATCATTTTACATTGTCACGCCAATGACACGCTGATCGAATCATTTAACCTCCTTTTAGTGTCACGAACTCAGGAGTTTCTGCTTAGAATAAACCAGAGTAGATTGCTTGACCTCATGTCCAATCTAACGTTTGCTTGTCATCCACATCTGTCTGCAGATATTACCGAATGGATCCTATGCACTAGTTTGTGGAGGTACGTTTTCTGTGCTCTCACTAGTTCTTGTGGCAATTTCTTGTATTTGTTTACGTTTATACTTTGACACAGTAAACAAATGAAGAGATCTGCAAAAATGTCTCTATTTTAAATTCTGTGTACTGCTCACAACATAAGTCCCCGAAATTGAAATGCTTTCATTCGAGCATTTATTTCCAGAAAATGATAAATGGCCAACATACCAAATAAAAGGTCTTGTGTATAATGTATGCAAAATTTGTAAAATGTTATTTGAAAGAGAAAACAtctattatttttattcagtttAATTGAACTACTGTTGATCAAcaaatatatgtgtgtgtgtatataaaaaaaaaaaaaaaaactttttatatatatatatatatatatatatatatatatatatatatatatatatatatatatatatatatatatatatatatatatatatatatatatatatatatatatatatatttcatttgaCTAACTCAACTTGTGGGCCCATTATTTGCTTTGACTTGCGAGAGCACCTGTGAACTCAACTCAACTCGCTTCACACAATAAGCAGagtgaaaacaagaaaaaagatgagaaaagacaaaaagtttactgtcaaactagtATGAGGAAAAGCGGTTTGAAAGATGAATGAATGCTATTGCTTAAAAGTGTGACTCTTTGCTGCCATAAAACAACACTTCAGTCATCCAGATAACCTTTTATGTATGTTCTTGTGGGAGTCTAAATGTAAACTGTATTGAATTCCAGATTACCAAATGGATCCAAATGCTCACTCATAACTATCACGTCCAAACATTGCGGGAAAACATACAGGATTTATCGGCCcctttcctgcaacaatcagcATCCATATTTTCCTGAAGCTGGATTCAGACAATTGGAGACTTGACGACGGTGCAATCCCTGAGCTTGTGCCAATTGACTCATGGCCATTAACACCGATAAGGACGATTGGGGAGGAGTTGGCAGCAATGACTCTGGAGAGCGAGCGTGGCTCTTGCAGAGTCCCAGCATG
Coding sequences:
- the LOC133152905 gene encoding aspartate aminotransferase, mitochondrial isoform X1, whose translation is MALLKSTKVFVCLGNITPSLGVMSARNSSSWWGGVQMGPPDPILGVTEAFKRDTNPKKMNLGVGAYRDDQGKPFVLSCVRKAEALIAAKQLDKEYLGIGGLGDFTKACAQLALGADNEVLKSGRNITVQTISGTGSLRIGANFLSRFHGGSRDVYLPKPSWGNHTPIFRDAGMQLKAYRYYDPSTCGFDFNGALEDISKIPEQSVILLHACAHNPTGVDPKPEQWKEMSDIVKKRNLLVFFDMAYQGFASGDIDRDAWAVRYFIEQGHNILLSQSFAKNMGLYGERVGGFSVVCKDNEEAKRVESQLKILIRPIYSNPPMNGARIATTILNTPDLRALWLEEVHGMANRIIKMREQLAAGLKKNGSTHNWQHVIDQIGMFCFTGLKPEQVERITKEFSVYMTKDGRISMAGVSSGNVEYLAEAIHAVSK
- the LOC133152905 gene encoding aspartate aminotransferase, mitochondrial isoform X2, giving the protein MALLKSTKVFVCLGNITPSLGVMSARNSSWWGGVQMGPPDPILGVTEAFKRDTNPKKMNLGVGAYRDDQGKPFVLSCVRKAEALIAAKQLDKEYLGIGGLGDFTKACAQLALGADNEVLKSGRNITVQTISGTGSLRIGANFLSRFHGGSRDVYLPKPSWGNHTPIFRDAGMQLKAYRYYDPSTCGFDFNGALEDISKIPEQSVILLHACAHNPTGVDPKPEQWKEMSDIVKKRNLLVFFDMAYQGFASGDIDRDAWAVRYFIEQGHNILLSQSFAKNMGLYGERVGGFSVVCKDNEEAKRVESQLKILIRPIYSNPPMNGARIATTILNTPDLRALWLEEVHGMANRIIKMREQLAAGLKKNGSTHNWQHVIDQIGMFCFTGLKPEQVERITKEFSVYMTKDGRISMAGVSSGNVEYLAEAIHAVSK